In one window of Trachemys scripta elegans isolate TJP31775 chromosome 5, CAS_Tse_1.0, whole genome shotgun sequence DNA:
- the LOC117878525 gene encoding interleukin-8-like, translated as MNGKLVVAVLALFLTYAAVSEGMSLARMGNELRCQCITLHSNFIRPGNIRDVKLTPSGPHCQNTEIIATLKDGREVCLDPTAQWVKIIIKAILNKAQANGEAKR; from the exons ATGAACGGGAAGTTGGTTGTTGCTGTCTTGGCTCTTTTCCTAACCTACGCAGCGGTGTCAGAAG GGATGAGTCTGGCAAGGATGGGGAATGAGCTCCGATGCCAGTGCATCACCTTGCATTCCAACTTCATCCGTCCCGGGAACATTCGGGACGTGAAGCTGACCCCGAGCGGACCTCATTGCCAGAACACTGAAATCAT CGCTACTCTTAAGGACGGCAGAGAAGTGTGTTTGGATCCCACTGCTCAATGGGTGAAGATCATCATTAAAGCAATTTTGAACAA AGCTCAAGCCAATGGTGAGGCAAAACGCTAA
- the LOC117878526 gene encoding interleukin-8-like, with protein sequence MSCKLVVAVLALFLTYAAVSEGMSLARMGNELRCQCITLHSSFIHPRNIRDVKLTPSGPHCQNTEIIATLKDGREVCLDPTAQWVKIIIKAILDKAQANGEAKR encoded by the exons ATGAGCTGCAAGTTGGTTGTTGCTGTCTTGGCTCTTTTCCTAACCTACGCAGCGGTGTCAGAAG GGATGAGTCTGGCAAGGATGGGGAATGAGCTCCGATGCCAGTGCATCACCTTGCATTCCAGCTTCATCCATCCCAGGAATATTCGGGACGTGAAGCTGACCCCGAGCGGACCTCACTGCCAGAACACTGAAATCAT CGCTACTCTTAAGGACGGCAGAGAAGTGTGTTTGGATCCCACTGCTCAATGGGTGAAGATAATCATTAAAGCAATTTTGGACAA AGCTCAAGCCAATGGTGAGGCAAAACGCTGA